Below is a genomic region from Ziziphus jujuba cultivar Dongzao chromosome 7, ASM3175591v1.
tgcttcATGTAAATTttctcatgtaaatcaccgtgaagaaatgctatcttcacattcatatattcaaactccaggtttagacttgctactaaaccaaaaatgacccgaattgaagtcatttttaccactagTGAAAAAATCTCGTCAAAATcgattcctttcttctgaagaaatcttTTGACCACCAATtgagctttgtgtttcaccacccttctgctgccatctttcttgagcttgaacacccatttattctttagtgccttctttcctgttggaagttTAACCAActtataagtatgatttttctgcaaagattccatctcatcttgcattgcttgcagtcATCTTTCCTTGTCTTGATAAGAAATAACTTCCTAGAAACTCTCTGGCTCTCcatcttcagtaagcagaatatactcagattctagAAATctttttgatggaattcggcctcgctcagatctccgaacttgtaaaccattggtttcaggaggtgtaccatcatctgaccacTGTGATGGCAATGCAACttcttgagaggattgagtctccccctgctcaatttccccttcttcctcctggtctgcttctggcatatcttcatgcacctcgtTATCTTCTGTGGCTATCTGTGCAGGTGTTAGATTAGGAataaaattctcggcactagaactatgATTAGGAGACATTCTAGGCTTTGCGATGTCTTCCATtatctggttttcatggaatactatgtcactgcttctaataaccttctttgttttcaggTCTCATAATCTAtatccgaattcttcgtctccatattctataaagatgcatggagtaaatcttgcatcgagcttctgtcttaGCTCTTTTGATACATGTGCATAAGCTAAACAACTAAACACTCTTAAGTGAGAGTAGTAGGGAATCTTACCTGACCACACTTTCTTtagaattttcaaattcaacggtactgatggTGATctattgattaaatagcaggcagCACGAACAACTTTTTCCCAGAATGGCTTtagcagcttagccatactgatcatgcttctgaccttttccataattgtCCGGTTCATCCGCTCGGCTACTCCGTTATGTTGTGGgatgcgagggaccgtcttctcatatCGAATACcttgtcttctgcagtaggcatcgagcTCATTGGTAGCATACTCCCCTCCATTGTcggagcggagacatttcagcttctttcttgtttcacgctctaccatggtatgaaacagtttaaaGCAATctaatacctggtcctttgtttttaagaaatatacccacaccttcctaGAAGCATCATTAATGAAGGTCAGAAAATAcctgttgccacctaatgattccacctccatgggaccacaaacattaGAGTGCACCaaactaagcaactctgatcttcttgatgcagaggaactgaaggagactctatgttgcttaccgaacaagcagtgactacaaggatctagcgcaccgtccttgcaaacagtgataagcttcttccttaccaaagtggacaatcttttttcactcatgtgaccgagtctctggtgccacagattttgagacgcctctccttctacAATATTAAGGCTATCTGCatatatcttcacatgagtcctATACAccattccacaaatatgtcatCGGgtgacaactatggcaccttttgtcattttccatgtgctttgttgaagtagttgtcatagccttacTTGTCTAAAGCTGCTCCTAAAAGTAGATTAAGCCAAAGATTTGGAACATGacagacatccttcaaagtgattgtacaaccaacattcgtttttacctgaatatcaccagttcccataatctttgcgaaactgaaatttttcatctttatcgtaccaaagtctcctgctttgtactttttgaagaaatctctgtgtggagtgacatggtaggatgctgcaatatcgactacccactcaacatcttgggttgatatatgaaggcatgtctctccatccttcttcggctgattaccttggagtctctgctctctcaacaactttatGCAGTTCTTCTTTATGTGACCCTCCAGGTCACAATGATAgtacttatatgatgattttctgccgtctgtaaatctgcctctgctcttgctcctgcctctccccctatctcgaccgcctctttgctgtcttcctccctctatgacgagggcatgtgactgatccatgccaatgtcctttcgtttggcctcttcattaaatagcgcatccttaaccatagacatagtaagtttgccattcgggacTGAATTGCTGaaagagactaccaatgtcttcTAActatctggaagagagcttagaagtaggagggcctgatccttaTCCCCTaattggtaatccacagcagatagttgattcaCCAAGCTCTGAAACTCACTGGTCTGCTCGGCTACATAAGTTCCACtatgtaattttagatttaccaattgCTTAAGCAACaaggctttgttccgagcagtcttggcctggtacatgtcctccaattttgtccagagggtaTATGCATCCATTTCCTtagctacatgatggaagacattgTGGTCGATCTATTGTCTGATCTGATCGATcgttttattgtttaatttcttccattttgcTTCTTTGCTAGAATCGGGGTTTACTCCTTTAGGGGGTGTTTGTTACGTGGGACTGGCAAGGACCGGATGGGATATAGTCCCAATCTGGTGTTTGGGAAGGAAAATGGAGGACGGGACACACTTATCCCGTTAATCAAATTATCCGAAACGAAGGGGACAAAGCTGACCCACCAAAACACCTAGGTCACTTTTGTCCTGCCCTCTTTTGATGCTTTCAACCTCTCAGCCTCTCACACAAAATTGCTTCTGCAGGACCGTTCGCCACTTCTTTTCAGTTTGAAGCCACAATTCTTGACCTCGAAGACGTTTCCTACCAGCACGCCAGCCACGCAGCTGTAAAAGCTAACCCTAACTCTGCCGCCGGCGAAACCCATTTCAACCTCAAGATTGTCTCCCCGAAATTCGAAGGCCTGAACCTCATGAAACGGCATTGTTTGGTCTACGACGCCTTGGCCGACGAGCTCCAATCTGGACTCCACGCCCTTTCTATCGTCACCAAGACTCCTCAAGAGCTCGAATCTCAACCCAAACGTCGACCAGAGTAAAATCCAAAACTGGATTTTTTTTTGTCACTGTGAGTGGTCGAATCCAAATTTGCTTAATttgtggtttatttttttatttatttttgaattattaaatttgtaatcgtATATCTTTGCGTATTTCAGCATTTCAGCAACCGGCCTTCTCTCCCAACTCCGAAATTCCagcatttcatttctttttcccttgCCTTTCCCCAATCCCTCATTGCCCACTCTTCCACCTTGCTGATCCCCAAGGCCAGTGACCGTATCTAACAGGTAATTCTTCATTCccaatactctctctctcttttgcttGTTTCTTGTTGACCAAACGGACATGTAACTAACTCTCTGATCTAggccttttgtttcttttttcctttgattcCACTTCCTGTCTGTATTTGGATTTCGATGTTTCCGAGACCCTAGTGATGctcttttttgttgtttagtGTCCTTAGTTGTTTAACGTGGTTGCATAAGATCTGGTTTGTgtaattggtttttgttttggattgtCATTGTTGGTTGTTTTGAATCGGTTTGAGGTTGTTGGTTTGTAATAATTGGGTGTGTTACACACACACTGCTTAAGTCtcctgcaattttttttttcttcaatttactTGGCTGCACAACACTAATCCTGAAATATAAACATTTCTAGGACTCATAACCATTCATCTAGATTTTCCTGTTGCTTACATGTCCCTAAACAGGGGACATGACCTTGGCTTGGTGTATATAAACGCAAGAAgagtatttgtttttgttatataaattttctGCAATTTTCTGCAATTCTCTCCAATTCTGCAATTCTGCAATTCTGCAATTCTGTGTCTTATGAAACTAATTCCATGTTCTTTATTacaaaatatgtaatttaaagAAGTAAATACATAATTTTATGGTGAGCTTCTGTTGCTTGATATAAATGGTTAGACCCAGTTTTTGATAACTTAATCTTTTGAGGTTAATGATAACCTAGAAGTAGAATCAAAGTCTATTTGTCCATCTAGTCTTATGTTCTGATCTTAGTAATACCTTTTCTGTTTTGGTAGTTTATTAATCTTTGAGTCTAAGGCCTATGTTTCTCACTTATTGGACAGACTTATATAACAGACATCATCAGTTAGAATCTTAGAGTTGAAATGTTTTGATGCCAGTATgaagaataaaatcaattactcCATTGGGATGACGAGGTTCTATGCACGGATAAAGAATATCTCTTAACATTACGCCAagtagatagatagatagattgATAGATAGATACAAGCAGATAGATACAAAATGAAGTATACTGAATGAACACATTATACAGATCATGGGGGCAAGACCAACCATATTCGTACATAGGGAATTCAGCTATGGCAGTTGAGTTAAGGGGGACAAAGACTTACCTTCACCAAACTTGCTTTGCCAAGGCTGTTTATGGTAAAAATAACATCCTAAGCATTCAGACTATAGGTAGCTAGGTTTCTACCTCCTTTATCTTATACAATAATGACTCAATAACTCAACGGGGCTTTTGCTTCTCATATAAGACGTTTTGCCAGCTACTGGTTCTGTAAGCTGTGTTCTTAGCTATGGATTTAGTGGCAATTCTATAGCTAAATCTACTGCCTGTTTTTATGGCGGACAAAAGAGAAAGGATGTATGTATACCACAACTGTGTTAGAATTGGACCACTTGTTGTTCCTCTGCTTCTGGGACTGAGAGTGATTtacaattcttttaatttatatcaaattCAATAGACCTAGCTTGTGAAAACGTACCAGTACTTTTCCAATTTCTTGTTTTCTACAACCAAATATCGCCATGTACTAAAAGAGTatcgatattatatatatgagtatgGTTAGTTTGTGTGTACTAAATGAAATTATTCTACACGGGGGGTGTTTGGACTGCAAGAAACATACAATTATTCTATGTTGATTGTTTGCTTTGGTATTGATTTGACTCAGTTCCTGATACGTGTTTGGCTTTTTTATTGTCTGTCATAGGCTCACAGCTTGAATATCAACTCTCATTCACTAGTGGTACTGACCAGTGATTACATGTAACACATTTTAAAggatcaatgaatttttttagtaCAAATTCTGAGACTTTGAAGTGATAAAGTGCTGTGGTCGAGCTGtgctaatataaatatatatatatatatatatatttttttaatgccaCTCTTGGATTCCACGcaaatgtatatatgtttttaaaattcttaccaagcaaggaaataaataagaataaagtgGAATGGTATAATAATTCCAAATGTACATAAAAGAATATGTGTTCCTCGTttataaagtaataataaaataataggtgTTCCTCATCACAAAAGTCGGTCAACATAAAAATGCATAATGCAttaattggttgaatatttgcAAACACCATTTTTGGTCTTCAatacttaatttgttttttatcctaaccaaaatatgatattaagaaGTACACTATCAAAACAAACTATATAaagttttattctaaatttatatttttattcccatttaaagttatttttaagcatatttattaattaaatctatttcaaataacttctttatataattcattttttgtCTTTAATTATATACAACATATATTTTTCTCCATCTAACTCATACTTCACCATAAGTTTGGGTTGCAACACAATGATTATCCAAATTATAAAAGCTCAAAAAGTTGTATTTAGTTTTtgcaataattataatttttattattttttattttttatttttgtaatttaccAATGTTGTTTGAAAACTATTTCATTGGCtccatcattaataataataataaaaaattgatgatatatatatatatatatatattgagtttgaaGAGTTTACAAAAACTTAAATCCACCTTTTATTTTGaccttccaaatatatataatgtttattgtgaatgctaatatataaatatattatttatggaagatttttgttttctgtattTATTCAATTGTATTGGCAATAGCAGctcaatttattgtatttcttataatttttttttatttgttgttttttttccttttttgtagagatggatggaagaaaattagttgtgattcaatctttttgttgggctttatgtttatcttttttatgtacatgtatgtagcGTGGCAAAGGAGAAATGAAAGAGGTGTTAGGAATAGAATAACTAGGAATACCGAATTGTGTACATCTTTTATAGATAGTTTGTTGGACAATGATATCACTTGTATTAGTCAATTGAagatggataggagaacatttgttattttatgtcgGTTATTACGCCAGGATGGATATGTGAAAAGAGATGGTACTAttacattggaagagcaagtgtgcatatttttgcacataattgctcatcatacaaAAAACCGTATAATTATCAGTCGATTCTATAGATCAGGGGAGACaattagtagatatttcaattcagtaTTGAATGGGGTGTTGCGGTTACATTACATTTTGTTTAGGCATCTTGAACCTGTGTCGGATAATTGCtcggatgatagatggaaaatgtttaaggtacGTATGTGGACTAGtttggttattaattttatagttagatGACTTGTAGCATTATCTGACGTTAGTAAAATTGTTTGTGtcgtagaattgtttgggagcattagatggaacttatattaaggtgaaAGTACCTAAAATCGATAAGCCAAGATATCGAACAAGAAAGGGTGAGATCGCAATAAATGTCTTAGGTGTATGTAACccgaatatggaatttatatttgtattaccggGTTAGGAAGGCTCCGCTTCAGATTCTAGAGTACTTCGAGATGCAATAAGTAGGCCAAATGGACTAAAAGTACCAACCAGTAAGACCAATCCTTAAATATTTCATCGAGTGGATTAACATTGCATAAACTAATAGGAGATATTTTTCTGTGTTAGGTTATTATTGcttagtggatgctggttacacaaatggtgaaggatttcttgcaccatataggagaacaagatatcacctttccGAATGGAGAGATGGTTGTACACCCATAAATCATCAAGAGTATTTCAACATCAAGCATGCATCAGCTAGGAATATCATAGAAAGATgctttggggttcttaaaatgcggtgggcaattttaagaagtccatctttctacccaattgcaacacaaatcaaaaccattactgcatgttgtctgatacataatctgattagaagagaaatgacaCTCGTTCCTGAAGAAGTCGAATATGATAGGATGGAAAATGTGgacattaatgaagaggaggacATTATAGGATCAATTGCTTCCTCAGATCGATGGACGAATTGGAGAGATGAGttagctaagcaaatgtttgGTGAGTGGAGAGGTCATCATGATTACTAGTTGATGgttatgtaaaaaattatgctctaactgcttatttaatattgtttgttaaatctTTTGGATAATATGTATGAAGGcaaacttatattatattaagtgcaacatttgagatttattgttattttgtttgcatcttGTTTTGATAATGTTGGAATCATGAAATGTTTACTTGAATAGCAATGGAAGCTGGAGGTAGCAGTAACGATAATAGGTGGGGTGAATCTAGGCGTACATGGAGTAGAGGTGAGGAAGAAGCTTTGCTGGTTCTTTTAGATGAagctgtagctagtgggcaaTGTTGTGACACGGGAGCATTTAAACCTGGTACACTTAATATGATTGAGCGGAAACTGGCTGAAATGTGTCCTAACTCGGGATTGCGAGcaactccacatattgaatCGAAGCtaaaaaagtggaagaagcaatatggCATCATATACGACATGCTgaacaaaagtggatttggatggaatgacactcttaaatgtgtggagATTGACAGTGACAATGCTTggaaagcatatgtgcaggttttgacTTTGTTAGGAAAAATGCCtttattgaattttgtgtttattatcttaaatatataatgtttttactaaatgatggctttttttattttagagtaatccaAGTGCAAAAAGTTGGAGAGATAAACCTTTTCCGATATATGAGaggcttgctaatatttttgggaaggatcgggcaacaggacatggagcacaaactccaattaatttagttaatgatataaatatggagCCTGACAATGACCAATTTGATGATGTGGGTTCTCCAATGTCTATGAATCAAACACATAGTCAACTGCCCACACAATCCCAATTAAGAGGTAAGAGGAAAGCTCAATCGAAGGATGTTGACATCGTTAGCGGGT
It encodes:
- the LOC112492613 gene encoding uncharacterized protein LOC112492613; translation: MEAGGSSNDNRWGESRRTWSRGEEEALLVLLDEAVASGQCCDTGAFKPGTLNMIERKLAEMCPNSGLRATPHIESKLKKWKKQYGIIYDMLNKSGFGWNDTLKCVEIDSDNAWKAYVQSNPSAKSWRDKPFPIYERLANIFGKDRATGHGAQTPINLVNDINMEPDNDQFDDVGSPMSMNQTHSQLPTQSQLRGKRKAQSKDVDIVSGLNNVADKFIDKLATQLDKLEKSDINYSQYLAMELDRLGFPITDNLKISKAMRSDPSNVEVFKIIKTDAQKIEFARGFLDN